A single genomic interval of Coccidioides posadasii str. Silveira chromosome 1, complete sequence harbors:
- a CDS encoding uncharacterized protein (EggNog:ENOG410PI47~COG:O~TransMembrane:6 (o20-41i62-83o103-123i182-200o220-237i293-314o)~MEROPS:MER0004246~BUSCO:9911at33183), whose amino-acid sequence MGIIERVKELYSKKEPEPLISTNVAVVLSIACTLLYVVPLYMSKASRPSPTLSRDAPSVIKYRVRAVMTACFICSLGTLYLIVSKGHTTYLEALRFLGWWPLGPLEIVKSLFLTAILFLGFLFERGIAEGQWRNWIRWQSLIEPLTEWAGWRNYVAGPITEEVVFRSIIVALHLMAKISPTSIVFVSPLYFGIAHVHHFYEFKLTHAYAPLGTMLFRTVFQFAYTTIFGWYAAFLYLRTGSLFAVIAVHSFCNCCGVPRLWGRVQVDMPIEPIIVRCKEDEEFPAQRVEQKQLGIGWTVAYYVILVAGAVVFWSQLWPLTKSPLALASF is encoded by the exons ATGGGTATTATCGAGCGTGTTAAAGAGCTCTATTCGAAAAAAG AACCCGAGCCGTTGATCTCGACCAATGTCGCTGTCGTGCTTTCG ATCGCTTGCACTCTGCTCTATGTCGTGCCTTTATACATGTCGAAGGCTAGCAGACCTTCTCCGACCTTAAGTAGAGATGCGCCTTCTGTTATCAAATATCGAGTCCGAGCGGTCATGACGGCGTGTTTCATATGCAGTCTCGGCACTCTATATCTGATTGTTTCTAAGGGACATACCACCTATCTAGAGGCACTTCGATTCCTTGGATGGTGGCCGCTTGGACCGCTAGAAATCGTTAAATCTTTGTTTCTTACAGCTATCCTCTTTTTGGGATTCTTATTTGAACGAGGAATTGCGGAAGGCCAATGGAGAAACTGGATTCGATGGCAGTCACTTATTGAGCCTCTTACCGAATGGGCTGGTTGGCGGAATTATGTCGCT GGCCCTATTACTGAAGAAGTAGTCTTCCGCTCGATCATTGTCGCGCTGCATTTGATGGCAAAGATCTCCCCAACAAGCATCGTGTTTGTTTCCCCGCTTTATTTTGGGATTGCACACGTCCATCACTTTTATGAATTCAAGTTAACCCACGCATATGCGCCTCTCGGAACGATGCTCTTCCGCACAGTATTTCAATTCGCCTACACGACGATTTTTGGTTGGTACGCTGCTTTTCTATATCTGCGTACTGGGTCGCTCTTCGCAGTCATTGCTGTCCACTCGTTTTGCAATTGCTGCGGAGTACCTCGACTTTGGGGCCGTGTGCAAGTTGACATGCCAATTGAGCCTATTATTGTGAGATGTAAGGAGGATGAGGAGTTTCCAGCGCAGCGGGTAGAGCAGAAGCAGCTTGGTATCGGGTGGACTGTTGCATACTATGTTATTTTGGTTGCCGGAGCTGTTGTATTCTGGAGCCAGCTTTGGCCATTGACCAAGTCGCCTCTGGCATTGGCGTCGTTTTGA
- a CDS encoding uncharacterized protein (EggNog:ENOG410PFM3~COG:O~BUSCO:12019at33183), translating to MAAVTFLRSRVPVSSIPFAQCASYSTSRRIKIPPPFPVTPSCPEPTCACAEMPKGLDIDHEQDLNGTMVAHSQQVVIATGQTDWRSRIEEDGQDHGWGLLANGLKRLVSRGGKYSDPYNGVLITNSSFTPQCDPASETKTASAFLFPSFRYIPKVPIDEDGLERFTKAFLLPLEVHQAHNILPAEKREVMKRKTELQLSFPDAVELKHSPTIFICGHGNRDRRCGIMGPLLQAEFRRVLQHEGFSVSVDKVDGMRHANVELISHIGGHKYAGNVIIYLPSSINSASDLPHPLAGKGVWYGRVEPKHVEGIVKETILKGRVVRDHFRGGTEEAGILRL from the exons ATGGCTGCCGTAACTTTCCTCAGATCCCGTGTACCCGTGTCCTCAATCCCTTTCGCCCAATGCGCTTCCTACTCTACTTCTCGCCGCATAAAAATTCCACCACCGTTCCCCGTCACGCCTTCTTGCCCGGAACCAACATGCGCATGTGCAGAGATGCCCAAGGGGCTCGATATCGACCACGAGCAGGATCTCAATGGAACAATGGTAGCACATTCACAACAGGTTGTGATTGCAACGGGGCAGACGGATTGGAGAAGTCGGATCGAAGAGGATGGACAGGATCATGGATGGGGACTATTAGCGAACGGGCTAAAGAGGCTAGTCAGTAGGGGCGGAAAATACTCTGAT CCATATAATGGTGTTTTGATTACGAATTCCTCCTTTACGCCCCAGTGCGATCCGGCCTCCGAAACGAAGACTGCGTCTGCATTCTTATTTCCTAGCTTTAGATATATACCGAAGGTACCTATCGACGAAGATGGTCTAGAGAGATTTACAAAAGCGTTTTTACTACCGCTCGAGGTGCATCAAGCACACAATATCCTACCAGCGGAGAAGCGAGAGGTCATGAAACGAAAAACAGAGCTTCAATTGTCGTTTCCGGACGCGGTTGAATTAAAGCACTCTCCGACAATCTTCATCTGTGGCCATGGAAATAGAGATCGGCGATGTGGGATAATGGGTCCCCTTCTTCAAGCTGAATTTCGCCGTGTGTTGCAACACGAAGGCTTCTCAGTCAGCGTTGATAAAGTCGACGGCATGCGACATGCAAATGTGGAGTTGATCAGTCATATTGGCGGTCATAAATATGCCGGAAACGTGATTATATATCTTCCATCTTCTATCAACTCAGCATCAGATTTACCACATCCATTGGCCGGAAAGGGAGTTTGGTATGGGAGGGTTGAGCCGAAACATGTTGAGGGAATTGTGAAAGAGACAATACTGAAGGGCCGTGTTGTTAGAGATCATTTCCGAGGCGGCACTGAAGAGGCCGGGATTCTGAGGTTATGA
- the NAM2 gene encoding Leucyl-tRNA synthetase, mitochondrial (EggNog:ENOG410PHW1~COG:J~BUSCO:1401at33183), whose amino-acid sequence MRLQLMLGRAILPHRPTAISLTAHLRSPRILLRAASTTPIRKLDLLAIDKKWKGKWEFHKSRNSSSASAEKAYVLPMFPYPSGTLHMGHVRVYTISDVLARFKRMKGYDVLHPMGWDAFGLPAENAAIERGINPASWTKENIAKMKEQLKGLGTDFDWDREFMTCSPEFYKHTQRLFLMLHEKGLAYQAKAMVNYDPVDQTVLANEQVDANGRSWRSGAVVEKRELKQWFFRITAFKEALLKDLDSLASGWPDRILSMQRHWLGKSVGARLTFKIITPKERLNVQVFTTRADTLPGAQYVALSLNHPLVTQLAQTDSKLKAFVNSASLLPPDTKVGYRLPSVEAVNPLHAIEENPNIPAELPVFVAPYVLGDYGEGAVMGVPGHDSRDFAFWAENMPSTPVISVIEPNLSNGFSNKDDIQRAEAFLGEGVLNSTCGKFTGISSNKAREEIVSSLRDHNNSADFTESWRLRDWLISRQRYWGAPIPIIHCGDCGAVPVPVDQLPVELPTIDGAGLKGKAGNPLESAEDWLNTPCPNCNKPAKRETDTMDTFVDSSWYFLRFLDPSNELMPFSPALARPVDTYIGGIEHAILHLLYSRFVYKFLAESGLIPGGHRAKPDRAEPFLTLLSQGMVHGKTYTDPATGRFLRPSEVDLSVPGSPVLTGTKVKPNISFEKMSKSKYNGVDPSTCIEKYGADATRAHILFAAPVSEILEWDETKIVGIQRWFSRLWKIISDSEKSLISAELGLSRENIRSANNLALPPLDELSDDEANLLLIAHSTITSVSSCMEKNPYALNTVISDLIKFTNAITSSALSLSPSSPASKTVLYMLVSSLLKLLAPIAPAFSSECWEQLHTSLLSKNENDQSLSIFSSPWPTPLLTEPQVESLQHRGSKTVAVQVNGKLRFTATIPRFSSSAVGPVEQSNGQSKQQGKAERNGPMSEEEQSWIISHILETEKGKLWLTERNHWEKRKRVVVVGGGKVVNVVF is encoded by the exons ATGCGACTCCAATTAATGCTGGGACGAGCCATCCTACCCCACAGGCCGACTGCCATCAGCTTGACTGCCCACCTCCGATCTCCTCGAATCCTCCTCCGAGCTGCGTCCACCACTCCGATCCGAAAACTCGACCTCCTCGCGATAGACAAGAAGTGGAAAGGAAAATGGGAATTTCACAAGTCTCGGAATTCCAGCTCCGCGTCTGCAGAGAAAGCCTATGTTCTCCCCATGTTCCCGTACCCTTCGGGGACTCTACATATGGGCCATGTCCGTGTGTATACAATATCCGATGTCCTAGCACGATTCAAGCGGATGAAGGGATACGATGTGCTCCATCCAATGGGTTGGGATGCATTTGGGCTGCCTGCCGAAAATGCGGCAATAGAGAGGGGCATTAATCCGGCCTCATGGACAAAGGAAAATATTGCAAAGATGAAAGAACAATTGAAAGGGTTGGGGACGGATTTTGATTGGGATAGG GAGTTTATGACCTGTTCCCCTGAATTTTATAAGCATACTCAACGGTTATTCTTGATGCTTCATGAGAAAGGATTGGCATACCAGGCGAAAGCAATGGTCAATTATGACCCTGTCGATCAGACCGTGTTGGCGAACGAGCAG GTCGACGCAAATGGGCGCTCATGGCGGTCTGGAGCTGTGGTCGAAAAACGCGAATTGAAGCAATGGTTCTTCCGGATAACTGCGTTTAAAGAGGCCCTGCttaaagatcttgattcaCTGGCGAGCGGGTGGCCGGACCGCATTCTGTCCATGCAGCGGCATTGGCTCGGAAAGTCAGTTGGCGCGCGGCTAacattcaagataattaCTCCCAAAGAGAGATTGAATGTTCAGGTGTTTACCACGCGTGCAGATACTCTACCTGGTGCCCAATATGTTGCCTTATCTCTGAACCACCCATTGGTGACACAGCTAGCGCAAACAGACTCAAAACTCAAAGCTTTTGTTAACTCTGCCAGCCTACTTCCTCCAGATACAAAAGTAGGATACCGTCTGCCTAGTGTGGAGGCTGTGAACCCTCTTCATGCCATTGAAGAAAACCCGAACATCCCAGCAGAACTTCCGGTCTTTGTAGCCCCATATGTTCTCGGGGATTATGGCGAGGGTGCAGTTATGGGTGTTCCCGGACATGATTCTCGAGACTTTGCCTTTTGGGCTGAGAATATGCCGTCTACGCCAGTTATCTCGGTTATTGAGCCAAATTTATCCAATGGCTTTTCTAACAAAGACGATATCCAGAGAGCAGAAGCATTCCTTGGAGAAGGAGTTCTCAATAGTACGTGCGGGAAATTCACCGGGATTTCATCGAATAAGGCCAGAGAAGAAATTGTCTCGAGCCTTCGGGACCATAACAATTCGGCCGATTTTACTGAAAGCTGGAGACTACGGGATTGGTTAATAAGCCGGCAACGTTATTGGGGTGCACCGATTCCTATCATTCACTGCGGTGATTGTGGTGCAGTTCCCGTTCCTGTTGACCAACTTCCCGTGGAATTACCCACCATTGACGGGGCCGGATTGAAGGGCAAAGCTGGCAATCCACTTGAATCAGCTGAAGACTGGCTGAATACGCCTTGTCCAAACTGTAACAAGCCAGCCAAGAGGGAAACTGACACTATGGATACTTTTGTTGACTCATCATGGTACTTCTTACGATTCCTTGATCCATCAAATGAATTAATGCCATTCTCCCCCGCTCTGGCGAGACCGGTTGATACATATATTGGCGGCATTGAACACGCAATTCTACATCTCCTTTACTCTCGATTTGTCTACAAATTCCTCGCTGAGTCTGGATTAATACCCGGTGGCCATCGAGCAAAACCTGATAGGGCAGAGCCTTTCCTTACTCTACTCTCCCAAGGAATGGTGCACGGCAAGACATATACTGATCCTGCCACCGGCCGTTTCCTTCGTCCATCAGAGGTTGATCTCTCTGTTCCGGGTTCACCGGTACTAACCGGGACCAAGGTCAAACCAAATATCTCCTTTGAGAAGATGTCAAAGAGTAAATATAACGGTGTTGATCCAAGTACATGCATCGAAAAATATGGTGCGGACGCAACGAGGGCACATATTCTCTTCGCCGCGCCAGTCAGCGAGATTCTCGAATGGGATGAGACTAAAATTGTGGGAATTCAGAGATGGTTTAGTCGACTATGGAAGATCATTTCCGACTCAGAAAAGTCCTTGATATCCGCCGAACTTGGTTTAAGCCGGGAAAATATCCGTTCTGCTAATAATCTTGCTCTACCACCTCTGGATGAGCTATCTGATGACGAAGCTAATCTTCTCCTTATCGCACATTCGACAATCACTTCCGTCTCAAGCTGCATGGAAAAGAACCCTTACGCCCTTAACACAGTTATATCTGACTTAATCAAGTTCACAAACGCAATAACTTCCTCCGCACTGTCCTTATCTCCATCGTCCCCAGCTTCAAAGACAGTATTATACATGCTCGTCTCTTCTCTCCTCAAACTTCTAGCACCCATCGCACCAGCGTTTTCCTCGGAGTGCTGGGAACAACTCCACACCTCTCTTCTCAGCAAGAACGAAAATGACCAGTCGCTATCAATATTCTCTTCACCCTGGCCCACGCCACTGTTAACAGAGCCACAGGTCGAATCGCTCCAGCACCGTGGTTCAAAGACAGTAGCAGTACAGGTAAACGGAAAGCTCCGTTTCACGGCTACAATCCCTCGCTTCTCATCATCTGCCGTAGGCCCAGTCGAGCAATCAAATGGACAGTCCAAGCAACAGGGAAAGGCGGAACGAAATGGACCTATGAGTGAGGAGGAGCAATCCTGGATTATCTCTCATATACTTGAGACTGAGAAAGGAAAGCTCTGGCTAACCGAAAGAAACCACTGGGAGAAGCGAAAGCGTGTTGTGGTTGTTGGTGGTGGAAAGGTTGTTAACGTTGTTTTCTAG
- a CDS encoding uncharacterized protein (EggNog:ENOG410PK9Z~COG:S~TransMembrane:7 (o39-61i82-105o125-146i158-178o204-225i245-263o275-296i)) yields the protein MAIDETIIDALQRSKIEFAGNATTLADTLFLKFSIQSRISIVVTAAFNVFASAAVVATVLYDSWRIASLRVPRRKLDFFTKIPTAHIFSNALALATMTQGSIFISVQTMNLQDVLTNNCSVYSQITWTAAWLVGYTILIFSSEAAIRSFNPACSASPCKSYASVNWILVVAFSVLTWIPSYLRPVTMSICTADLTQWVEPWSDIGTGLASSLILFYIVNAVVLLFRLRRTEKLCFEQRIATRNQVYYLFVNSAIFAFTLPFWIQATTSHATNAAAMIMSIAINLFGIVNGVLFLLLRATGQNLITRSANPVWFMKPPRRYTDSTEMAVAQQMIMPVGLERNNSIVKRGDFSSGRFGQRREPEQPDQGRRRNSIPEAVFPDGRSSMERLTAGIQSRESFLSLSTTSRDRSSGLSSIVPMTDIDDFILLPPQPYFSHRRRSSDISAATVQIGLCLSSIPVPLPAQQAHNSSKVTHIPVDPPETLTSARFSGPKKTSTGGSRATLDSSLPIHPLQVNPPSLKWSLEDVSAPTYTTNERSDSTLDPPPLALQSVPNRASQRLTDLRASYETNSSRSKLQGGLPSNPKSSQAVPRRGTNDSAWPLPERFSLLPDKTYSQIPWI from the exons ATGGCTATAGACGAGACAATAATCGACGCATTACAGAGGAGCAAGATCGAGTTCGCTGGCAATGCGACGACTCTGGCCGACACTCTGTTCCTTAAATTTAGTATCCAGAGTCGGATCTCTATCGTTGTCACAGCGGCTTTCAACGTCTTTGCATCTGCTGCCGTCGTGGCAACCGTTTTGTACGATAGCTGGAGAATAGCGAGCCTTAGAGTGCCTCGAAG AAAACTCGACTTTTTTACGAAAATCCCAACCGCTCATATATTCTCCAACGCATTGGCTCTCGCTACTATGACGCAGGGCTCGATTTTCATATCGGTGCAGACCATGAACCTCCAAGATGTGCTCACTAATAACTGCAGCGTCTACTCTCAAATTACCTGGACTG CTGCTTGGCTTGTCGGATACACTATCTTAATCTTTAGTTCCGAAGCTGCGATTAGGAGTTTCAACCCGGCCTGTTCAGCTTCACCTTGCAAAAGCTATGCTTCAGTCAACTGGATCCTCGTGGTTGCTTTTTCGGTCTTAACTTGGATACCGTCATATCTCAGGCCTGTGACGATGAGCATATGCACCGCGGACCTGACGCAGTGGGTTGAGCCTTGGTCAGATATTGGGACAGGATTGGCTTCGAGTCTGATTCTTTTCTACATTGTCAACGCCGTAGTGTTATTGTTCCGGCTCCGACGAACCGAAAAGCTGTGCTTTGAGCAAAGAATTGCCACTCGCAATCAGGTATACTACCTGTTTGTTAATTCCGCTATATTT GCGTTCACTTTGCCATTTTGGATACAGGCAACGACATCCCATGCAACGAATGCGGCGGCCATGATCATGTCGATTGCGATAAATTTGTTTGGGATCGTGAATGGTGTCTTATTCCTTCTCCTGCGCGCAACTGGTCAAAACCTGATTACCAGATCCGCAAACCCGGTTTGGTTTATGAAGCCCCCAAGGCGGTACACCGATTCCACTGAGATGGCTGTCGCACAACAAATGATCATGCCAGTTGGCCTTGAGCGAAATAACAGCATCGTGAAGCGCGGAGATTTCTCGAGTGGCAGGTTTGGCCAGCGCCGAGAGCCAGAGCAACCTGATCAAGGACGACGAAGAAATTCGATCCCTGAAGCAGTTTTCCCTGATGGCCGCAGTTCGATGGAGCGCCTAACCGCCGGCATCCAAAGTAGGGAAAGCTTCCTTTCTTTATCTACCACTTCGAGAGATCGATCCTCGGGATTGTCATCCATCGTACCGATGACCGATATCGACGACTTTATCCTCCTTCCACCACAACCGTATTTCAGTCACCGGCGGCGTTCTTCAGATATAAGTGCTGCAACAGTTCAAATTGGGCTATGTCTAAGTAGTATCCCAGTACCGCTGCCAGCACAGCAAGCACACAATTCCTCGAAAGTCACCCATATCCCAGTTGACCCCCCGGAGACGTTAACATCAGCTCGATTCTCTGGTCCTAAAAAGACATCAACAGGTGGTTCTAGAGCAACCCTAGATTCGTCCCTCCCTATCCATCCTTTACAAGTTAACCCTCCTTCGCTGAAGTGGAGCCTTGAAGACGTTTCCGCTCCAACTTATACCACCAACGAGAGGAGCGATAGCACTCTCGATCCTCCACCACTAGCCCTACAGTCGGTGCCTAATCGTGCCTCCCAACGCCTCACCGACCTCCGCGCATCCTACGAAACCAACTCAAGTAGGTCGAAATTGCAAGGCGGCCTCCCCTCTAACCCCAAATCATCGCAGGCGGTGCCGAGGAGGGGAACGAATGACTCTGCTTGGCCCCTACCAGAAAGGTTTTCGTTGTTACCAGACAAGACTTATTCTCAAATTCCGTGGATATGA
- the FDH1_1 gene encoding formate dehydrogenase (NAD+), variant 2 (EggNog:ENOG410PFPK~COG:C~BUSCO:7947at33183) yields the protein MGKVLMVMYDGGEHAKQQPGLLGTTENELGLRKWLEERGHTLVTTSDKEGSNSTFERELVDAEIIITTPFHPGYLTAERLAKAKNLKLAITAGVGSDHVDLNAANKTNGGITVAEVTGCNVVSVAEHVVMTILVLVRNFVPAHQQVASGEWDVAAVAKNEYDLEGKVVGTVAVGRIGERVLRRLKPFDCKELLYYDYQPLSPEVEKEIGCRRVENLEEMLAQCDVVTINCPLHEKTRGLFNKELISKMKKGSWLVNTARGAIVVKEDVAEAIKSGHLRGYGGDVWFPQPAPKDHPLRYVQGPWGGGNAMVPHMSGTSIDAQIRYAQGTKDILESYFSGKFDYKQEDLIVHQGDYVTKAYGQRKKIQEEQRN from the exons ATG GGTAAAGTTCTTATGGTTATGTATGAC GGTGGGGAGCATGCGAAGCAGCAGCCTGGTTTATTGGGAACAACAGAAAATGAGCTTGGATTAAGAAAATGGCTTGAGGAGAGAGGCCACACCTTGGTAACCACATCTGACAAGGAGGGATCGAACTCTACCTTTGAGCGCGAGCTTGTTGATGCGGAGATCATCATCACTACACC GTTCCATCCCGGTTATCTCACCGCAGAGCGTCTGGCCAAGGCCAAGAACCTCAAACTTGCCATCACAGCGGGTGTTGGTTCCGACCATGTTGACCTGAATGCCGCCAATAAGACCAACGGAGGTATCACTGTCGCTGAAGTCACTGGCTGCAATGTCGTGTCTGTTGCCGAACATGTCGTTATGACCATCTTAGTCCTCGTCCGCAATTTCGTCCCGGCCCATCAACAAGTTGCCAGCGGTGAATGGGACGTTGCTGCCGTTGCTAAAAACGAGTATGACCTTGAGGGTAAGGTCGTCGGAACTGTAGCTGTTGGCCGCATTGGTGAGCGTGTACTTCGCCGTCTTAAGCCCTTCGACTGCAAGgagcttctttattatgACTACCAGCCCCTCAGCCCTGAGGTCGAGAAGGAAATTGGATGCCGTCGTGTTGAGAACTTGGAGGAGATGTTGGCACAGTGTGATGTTGTCACTATCAACTGCCCTCTCCACGAGAAGACACGTGGCTTGTTCAACAAGGAACTCATTTCTAAGATGAAGAAAG GCTCATGGCTTGTAAACACCGCCCGTGGGGCTATCGTCGTCAAGGAGGACGTCGCAGAAGCTATAAAATCAGGCCACCTCCGTGGATATGGCGGTGACGTCTGGTTCCCACAACCTGCTCCCAAAGACCACCCACTACGCTATGTCCAGGGCCCATGGGGCGGCGGCAATGCCATGGTCCCTCACATGTCTGGAACTTCCATTGATGCACAAATCCGCTATGCACAGGGCACGAAGGACATCCTTGAATCGTACTTCTCCGGCAAGTTCGATTACAAACAAGAAGATTTGATTGTTCATCAGGGCGACTATGTCACAAAGGCCTACGGacagagaaagaaaatccAGGAAGAGCAACGGAACTAG
- the FDH1_1 gene encoding formate dehydrogenase (NAD+) (EggNog:ENOG410PFPK~COG:C~BUSCO:7947at33183): MVIIRSLSRGLPRPLSSLLASRGSLRSPSPFASSWTASSSLPLNSVRTLTATSKLQGKVLMVMYDGGEHAKQQPGLLGTTENELGLRKWLEERGHTLVTTSDKEGSNSTFERELVDAEIIITTPFHPGYLTAERLAKAKNLKLAITAGVGSDHVDLNAANKTNGGITVAEVTGCNVVSVAEHVVMTILVLVRNFVPAHQQVASGEWDVAAVAKNEYDLEGKVVGTVAVGRIGERVLRRLKPFDCKELLYYDYQPLSPEVEKEIGCRRVENLEEMLAQCDVVTINCPLHEKTRGLFNKELISKMKKGSWLVNTARGAIVVKEDVAEAIKSGHLRGYGGDVWFPQPAPKDHPLRYVQGPWGGGNAMVPHMSGTSIDAQIRYAQGTKDILESYFSGKFDYKQEDLIVHQGDYVTKAYGQRKKIQEEQRN; encoded by the exons ATGGTAATTATCCGCTCCCTTTCTCGAGGGCTTCCTCGCCccctctcttctctcctcGCAAGTCGAGGAAGCTTACGAAGTCCTTCTCCTTTTGCTTCATCATGGACCGCATCGTCTTCTTTACCATTGAATAGCGTCCGGACACTGACTGCCACCTCCAAATTACAGGGTAAAGTTCTTATGGTTATGTATGAC GGTGGGGAGCATGCGAAGCAGCAGCCTGGTTTATTGGGAACAACAGAAAATGAGCTTGGATTAAGAAAATGGCTTGAGGAGAGAGGCCACACCTTGGTAACCACATCTGACAAGGAGGGATCGAACTCTACCTTTGAGCGCGAGCTTGTTGATGCGGAGATCATCATCACTACACC GTTCCATCCCGGTTATCTCACCGCAGAGCGTCTGGCCAAGGCCAAGAACCTCAAACTTGCCATCACAGCGGGTGTTGGTTCCGACCATGTTGACCTGAATGCCGCCAATAAGACCAACGGAGGTATCACTGTCGCTGAAGTCACTGGCTGCAATGTCGTGTCTGTTGCCGAACATGTCGTTATGACCATCTTAGTCCTCGTCCGCAATTTCGTCCCGGCCCATCAACAAGTTGCCAGCGGTGAATGGGACGTTGCTGCCGTTGCTAAAAACGAGTATGACCTTGAGGGTAAGGTCGTCGGAACTGTAGCTGTTGGCCGCATTGGTGAGCGTGTACTTCGCCGTCTTAAGCCCTTCGACTGCAAGgagcttctttattatgACTACCAGCCCCTCAGCCCTGAGGTCGAGAAGGAAATTGGATGCCGTCGTGTTGAGAACTTGGAGGAGATGTTGGCACAGTGTGATGTTGTCACTATCAACTGCCCTCTCCACGAGAAGACACGTGGCTTGTTCAACAAGGAACTCATTTCTAAGATGAAGAAAG GCTCATGGCTTGTAAACACCGCCCGTGGGGCTATCGTCGTCAAGGAGGACGTCGCAGAAGCTATAAAATCAGGCCACCTCCGTGGATATGGCGGTGACGTCTGGTTCCCACAACCTGCTCCCAAAGACCACCCACTACGCTATGTCCAGGGCCCATGGGGCGGCGGCAATGCCATGGTCCCTCACATGTCTGGAACTTCCATTGATGCACAAATCCGCTATGCACAGGGCACGAAGGACATCCTTGAATCGTACTTCTCCGGCAAGTTCGATTACAAACAAGAAGATTTGATTGTTCATCAGGGCGACTATGTCACAAAGGCCTACGGacagagaaagaaaatccAGGAAGAGCAACGGAACTAG
- a CDS encoding uncharacterized protein (EggNog:ENOG410Q5C7): protein MAILDGIEVQVRVVSVDKALKEADICADDSCHSDIVPWAKDPMRVEKRVNAPPGQVFSICMRIAPSFDFSAGDGLHITLKLDNGKAANHYYSVKFTELEADEDGWWMKHIDNAVVNCEDGCRKAYFSFAYLPAKLHAVPVGYYSDVDYPQGKVAVTIIRVSHITMPPKKATVTNPGPTLPPGIPGSAICYKVGELEVFDPPMVHEQVSPVDDPDEKPRHFVFHYKVIKSLIMDCVASDLEISSSESASSPN, encoded by the exons ATGGCCATACTTGACGGCATCGAAGTTCAAGTGAGAGTTGTTAGTGTTGACAAGGCGCTCAAGGAGGCTGATATATGCGCCGATGATTCTTGCCACAGCGATATAGTCCCATGGGCCAAGGACCCTATGCGGGTTGAAAAACGCGTCAATGCCCCTCCTGGGCAAGTCTTTTCTATCTGTATGCGGATAGCACCAAGCTTCGATTTCTCAGCTGGGGACGGGCTCCATATCACCCTGAAGCTGGATAATGGCAAGGCAGCCAACCATTATTATTCAGTCAAGTTCACCGAATTGGAAGCGGACGAAGACGGATGGTGGATGAAACATATCGACAACGCAGTAGTCAATTGCGAGGATGGGTGTAGAAAAGCTTACTTTTCTTTCGCATACCTTCCAGCAA AGCTCCACGCTGTTCCCGTAGGGTACTACTCAGATGTCGACTATCCACAGGGAAAAGTGGCGGTCACAATTATCCGAGTCTCCCATATTACGATGCCACCGAAGAAGGCAACAGTCACAAATCCAGGGCCCACGCTACCCCCCGGGATCCCTGGGAGCGCGATATG TTACAAGGTTGGTGAGCTCGAAGTATTCGATCCACCCATGGTACATGAGCAAGTATCACCTGTCGATGATCCGGACGAGAAACCGCGCCATTTTGTTTTTCACTACAAAGTCATCA AATCTTTGATCATGGACTGTGTTGCGAGCGACCTGGAAATATCGTCCTCGGAGTCCGCATCCTCCCCAAACTAA
- a CDS encoding uncharacterized protein (EggNog:ENOG410PT2G~COG:S~TransMembrane:1 (o12-33i)): protein MGSSLSVVKTLFVPALISLGLYILLFYAVIPFVRRYRQRYAQYLPLHTISAHTSSLRDRASDALMRFVLPSSWRRQFVEGQDDSGSVLDEEGEGMVGFEMDAARRAALERQRDDPMGTEGRLSRELEEGFMDDSDDEVGDDRGATQRTR, encoded by the exons ATGGGGTCTTCTTTGAGCGTTGTGAAG ACCCTCTTCGTTCCCGCCCTCATTTCCCTCGGTCTTTACATCCTATTGTTCTATGCAGTCATTCCTTTTGTTCGACGATACCGGCAAAGATATGCCCAGTATCTCCCTCTTCATACAATCTCGGCCCACACATCCTCCCTTCGGGACCGTGCATCCGATGCCCTAATGCGCTTCGTGCTTCCCTCCTCATGGAGAAGACAGTTTGTTGAGGGTCAAGATGACTCTGGCAGCGTGTTAGACGAAGAAGGCGAAGGGATGGTTGGATTTGAAATGGACGCTGCGCGCAGAGCGGCCCTTGAAAGACAGAGAGACGACCCTATGGGCACGGAAGGGCGACTTAGTCGAGAACTAGAAGAAGGCTTCATGGATGACAGCGACGATGAAGTCGGCGATGATAGAGGAGCCACCCAACGTACACGTTAA